A window of the Pueribacillus theae genome harbors these coding sequences:
- a CDS encoding protein kinase domain-containing protein has translation MPHYNTLAASVIINCEKKKQTLIDFDKSLRLIGKGRSAFVFRIKNTKKAMKVFFPEHIHIAKEEAAIYRKIQHIQYYPTLHEAGPNYLVIDYIDGHTLFDCLTCGIPISEDKIREIDDALQLAKQEGLNPSDIHLRNIFITSKKEIKIIDVARFRQTKACEQWNDLKNAFYRYYTKAFFPKKIPVFILNLIAGIYKKKNSFRTKKLNTFLALFYGFL, from the coding sequence TTGCGAAAAAAAGAAACAAACACTTATTGATTTTGACAAATCCCTCCGATTAATCGGAAAAGGGCGAAGCGCCTTTGTATTTAGAATCAAAAATACGAAGAAAGCAATGAAAGTCTTTTTTCCAGAGCATATTCACATTGCAAAAGAGGAAGCAGCGATTTACAGGAAAATCCAGCATATTCAATACTACCCTACACTTCATGAAGCTGGACCGAATTATTTGGTCATAGATTATATAGATGGCCACACTCTTTTTGATTGCTTAACCTGCGGCATCCCAATTTCTGAAGATAAAATTAGAGAAATTGATGATGCCCTACAATTAGCCAAACAAGAAGGGCTGAATCCTTCAGACATCCATCTGCGAAATATTTTTATTACCTCTAAAAAAGAGATTAAAATTATCGACGTTGCACGCTTTAGACAAACGAAAGCTTGTGAACAGTGGAATGATTTAAAAAACGCTTTCTATCGTTATTATACGAAAGCTTTTTTTCCTAAAAAGATTCCTGTTTTCATTTTGAATTTGATTGCGGGTATCTACAAGAAAAAAAACTCATTTAGAACAAAAAAACTTAACACTTTTCTCGCACTTTTTTACGGATTCCTTTAA